A region of the Flavipsychrobacter sp. genome:
CAACTCCACTCATAATTGCCCAGCTTGTTAATGGCATCAACTAACAGGTAGAAGAATGGTTTCATTTGCTGTGAGAGCAGCATCGGTACCTGTTCCATCAGGACTACCTTGGGTTGCATCTCTTTTATAAGCCGCAACATCTGTAGCATTAAGAAATTGAAATGGCTGAAAAGGCTCCTGTTGTTGCTTAAGAGCGTAATACCAAAACAAGGTGGACCACCCATCAGAACATCAAGCTCACCGCGTCGCATATAAATGCCATTTTTGCTCAGTATTCGTTGTATGTCTTTTAATTTGTCTCGTCTTATGTCTCCCCAATGTAAATTGTATATATCCTCTCTTATAAACAGCTCGGAAGGTGACGTTTTAAGATATGGATGTGCTTCTTCAGCGGTATCATCTATATCTGTAGACAAAATAATGTCAAGGCCGGCATTATGAGCTCCTCTTTCTGTACCTAATATGTTAGAGAAAAATCCGCCTCCTGTGTATCGAGTTCTTTTCATTTTATGCTGCTTTATTGTTGTTGTTATTTGTGATGATTAACTGAATAGTATGATTATAATCATTTGTATTAATGCAGTGGATTTCACTGCCATCATATTCGTGAAGCAACCCCTGTTTATAACTGTATTCTCTTACTTTCACGCCATCGCTTTTCAAGCAAGCTACTCCGTTTGATATAGACACCTCTTCAATTCTACCGGATTCATATGTCACAGTTATTCCTGAAATATTCTCACAAGGCTTCATATCCTTTTCGCCCGAATACATCCATTTGGTTTTCCTGTTTATCTGAACATTTGTTGTATCATCCTCTTTAGAGGGTTCAGAAGTTCTATCTTCGGACTCTTCTATAGCCTGTTCTTGATTGTCAGTATCATCTGATTCTGCATCAGCTGGACTCTCCTCTGTTATGTCGTCGCAGGAGTTGTCAGAATTCCCAGAACCCGCATCATCCTGGGAGAGTTTCTTTTTTATCTCCTTGATTTCTTCTTCCGCCTCTCTAATTGTCTTATCCCCTGCATCTATTTCATCCAACAAGTCTGTGTTATACTTATACATATCCAGAATTGAAAAAATCTTACCGTAACTCACCCCGAGCAAGTACGCTATCTTTTCATTTGGTTTACTGCCGGGTATCTCTTTAGCCCATTTTATACCTTTTCTGTTATCAGTTATATATTCTCGTAGTACAAGTATTAATTCAGCAATTGACCTTCGGGAGATTTTTTTACCAATGTTTTTAAAAGATGTCACCTGAATGATTTCATCTGTATCAAGTTCATTGATAACTGTAACGATTATCTCTTTTAAATTCAGTTTTTTGGCTTCCTTTAATGCTTCAGCATTGTGAATAACTAAATTATCTTTAGTAACAATTACCTGCCCAACTCCTAAACCAAACTTTTTAAGTTGGTTGATAATAAAATCGTCCACAATAGACATCCCATATTTGGCCAGGAATTCCGACACTTTTAAGTCTTGTATTTTTACACTTTTTGTTGATGTTGTGTATACCATTTTTACTTTTTTCATAATACTATAATTGCCACCTTTAAATTTTAGGATGGTAGCACCGTGGTTAGTTAATGTGTTTTACGTATTCGTTGATGATGTGATTCTAAATGGTAATCCAATATGTCAAAGAGCTTTATTTTTCTTTACAAGTATTCAAATCGTCATAATCTTAGAATACTCATTGTCCGTTTCACAGTGCATAGTTACGTTTGGCACACCCCAGAATAGGGTTAGTTTGGTCAACAGATTTTATTATTTTGCGCTGAAAGCTGCTGTGGTAGCGGATAATTTTTTTTCTCTCAACTACTTGAATGAATGGAGGACAAAAAAATATTTGAAAAATTAGTTGGAATGAAGTGGGGTAATTCTTTTTGTTGTGCTAAGTGCGGATTCGCTTCTTATGTTCAGGGGAAGAGCCAATTTTCAAGAAAATGTAAGAATACAAAGTGTCGATATGAAGAAAGCTTAAAGAAGTACACGGTGTTTGATGGGTTAAATATTCCTATACCTATAGGCTGTAATATCTTACTTGACATATTTAATGTATCGAGGGTATACTTTGATACAGACCTAAAGATTATTGGCAACAATGGTAAGGAATACGAAAATTTAGGTCATTATATTGATGAACGAAAAAAAGTGGAAGAAGCAGGAGTTCAAAACTTTGAAAAGTTTGTTACCGAAGAGACAGTTCAGAAATATATAGCCAAGTATAGGAGGGAATCTTCTGTAAAAAATCTATCGACAAAATATAGTATTGAGGAATCAACCATAATTAAATTTCTTGACAGGATTAATGAAAGAATCCCATTAAGTGTTAAAGAAGAGAAAGCAACCTCTTACGAGAGGTTAATAGAAGTGTTCTGTCATTTATATGAGTGGGATATTACGCAGTTTTATAAGCTAATTATTACCCCCACCCCTGAAAGGTGTCACTACGGTTCCTTTATCGCTCAAAAAAGATTATACGGGTTTGATTTTGACAATCAATATTATTCCCGTGAAGAAGAAGATTTCATTTCTGACCCCATAGTATGTAAAGCTGAAACTAAAGATTTTGTATTCACAGAGACGATGTACTATAAAGGTCAGAAAGTTGCAGAAGAAGAAATAGAAGAAATACATTATGAAATAACAGGTGAGGAAATCGTATATGGCAGTGATGAATGGAAAACTATGTTTGGTATTAGATAAGAATATTGACTACTCTTTAAACAGTTTGTCTAACCCTGTATATTTTAGGGTCATATCATTGCCGAGTTCATAAATACACTTCTTGTTGTGTTCACAAACAACAAATGCTTCATCCATGAGCTTATTTCTTAATTCAGACTCTTCCTTAGTATATGTATCTTCTCTTGTCTCACAGTTAATATAGTTTGTAAAATCCTCATCTGGATGAAAATTAAGAGACTCCTCTAATAGTTGTTGAAAGAAAACCTTTACATCATCAATAGTTTTTATCGTCTGTATCATATTACTTATCCTTCTTAAAATTGAGTAGGTTATCTGATATTTTTCTGTAGTTATCAATAGGCAAAGTCTTCATGTAGTGCTCAGTTGTCTTAGCGCTTGAGTGGCCAAGAGCATCTTTGATTACTGATGTATTTACACCGTCAATGTTTAATTTGGTTGCGAAGGAGTGGCGGGCAAGGTTCAAAGTTAGGTTTACATTAAAGCCTAATTTTTCACCAATCTCTCTCAAAGACCTGTTCAGGTTCCTTGCTGTAACCGCTTTTATTTTTAATCGTTGTATTTCTGTTTTACTGCCTCTGAATGCAGGAAAAATATAGTCGTCAGTTTCAAGCTTACCCCAAGTCTGCATAACTCTCTTAGCTTCATCATGAATAAATACAATGATTTCCTCAACATCTTGTTTAGTACTTGATGTTTTAGAACGGACAAATGTGATAACATTCCCTTTTACATTGGTTCCTTTTAAACTCAGTGCGTCTTTGATATTCATGCCTGAACTCAGATATAAGAAAAACCAGTAGTCCTTTGCTCTTTTTTCCGCATATATATTTGTCTTGTAGTTCCACAGCTTCTCTATCTCATCCGGGTACAAAACATCTTTTGATTTTGAAGCAGTACCAATCTTATATTCATTGAAAGGATATAATCCGATAGCAATTACGTTATCCTTTATTGCTCTGTTGTAGATATGCCTTAAACTTCTGAAATGTATTTGAACTGTAGCATGGGAATTACCTTGAGCCATATACCACGTACGAAATGCTTTTAACCATTGTACATCTATATCTTCAAGACATGGGTTCTTTCTGAATTTTGAAAATACTGAATTGGCCTGTTTATAAAACTCAATAGAACCGGCCCTGTCTTCTTCGGTGAGTTCATCTATCTTTTTCTGAAATAATATAGATATTGGTGTTTTGTCAGAGCGTACCAGGTCAGCGGTAGAGTTAAATAACTTACGAAATTTTGCTCTGTTAATATTAGG
Encoded here:
- a CDS encoding site-specific integrase yields the protein MTKRVKTKKSSVYPFLDKRTPMADGINWPVKLTVFLNGEQFRVNIKIYTTEEIFNKAVYGKGSMPKEARYIKEEIENYLEKAKTILNSYPNINRAKFRKLFNSTADLVRSDKTPISILFQKKIDELTEEDRAGSIEFYKQANSVFSKFRKNPCLEDIDVQWLKAFRTWYMAQGNSHATVQIHFRSLRHIYNRAIKDNVIAIGLYPFNEYKIGTASKSKDVLYPDEIEKLWNYKTNIYAEKRAKDYWFFLYLSSGMNIKDALSLKGTNVKGNVITFVRSKTSSTKQDVEEIIVFIHDEAKRVMQTWGKLETDDYIFPAFRGSKTEIQRLKIKAVTARNLNRSLREIGEKLGFNVNLTLNLARHSFATKLNIDGVNTSVIKDALGHSSAKTTEHYMKTLPIDNYRKISDNLLNFKKDK
- a CDS encoding DNA cytosine methyltransferase, with translation MKRTRYTGGGFFSNILGTERGAHNAGLDIILSTDIDDTAEEAHPYLKTSPSELFIREDIYNLHWGDIRRDKLKDIQRILSKNGIYMRRGELDVLMGGPPCFGITLLSNNRSLFSHFNFLMLQMLRLIKEMQPKVVLMEQVPMLLSQQMKPFFYLLVDAINKLGNYEWSCKTLNAKNFGCNQSRERVIFILVRKDLGVKPSFPEPQAVDLNKQSAYNVIGAELIKYKERPNHEGKRVQRIINGKTNLFPTLTSGRVEIFRNGIWQDLTVEDRKAVAHMQHFPQNTPFSDSWIAERLGLIVLPPFAEALCRHIITEILDKSAYAIQPNNKAA